In Spodoptera frugiperda isolate SF20-4 chromosome 1, AGI-APGP_CSIRO_Sfru_2.0, whole genome shotgun sequence, the following are encoded in one genomic region:
- the LOC118273243 gene encoding uncharacterized protein LOC118273243: MRGSICQFLLMAHAVCAITGPRVENDFDRRRQASLPHPGFTEHQTRFGLNSPLQGFQQQQGIITNPPPTVQFQQPIFPQQQAQQLPQQPQQPSYVPQFNNHIPSISNNLPLQNNNFQFSPQASNPPLLQNNFQQQQNLRPIAPQTQNILQQPIPTIPTFQNGHLQQNPTFQPSIPATVNINQQRPTQQAFLPTISTAHNQPISQPIFSQPNPITIQPAPNLAPQNFNPNQNNAQLPFQPTLGQQPIFSNGQASQIQDILEQQSKENLEKLKELQERARIIQKHQEFVQKQQQKQQEKVEKLHEEFVKKQATKSVPIYSTTENYEEYFNRNNERRRPILPHETDLFKKAVELYEREHPTTTTTTTTTTTTTTPPPPPPPTPRYRPRPKPKTRNPPQDRNKQKLYNEIKNLLEESETKGFDDSLRAKSAELLKKPDILKQLKVALAENPADFSEKNFSSREISLNGQKYEVIRTTNPNLIPKGAITADSSNLAQIMAAAQAEQQQESRVSIEDLTKGILPPGANFELIKQAENGKLEEVKVPSELQNKKKVTFVFLEEQEDGSFKVKGVKANGQQTEEGPEVENILKKIKNGEIQLPGQTKISNSIFSSTTASPITETTDYVAASSHHPSSYSTFVSTSNHGSTGHTIPVTHTTPTPHFQPSRSTAQTQTHFPSTVTVSSTERYNTKSSTPAFEFTSSRNSINQSPRITYPSSTLSTISTTPFRSQEKDLVVIGSSTIAPVVSSTANVARQTSSGPNPGLVDILKENGLFATAKYLRQSGLDTILNETGPYTIFVPTDKAFRTLLVQLGGPDKAEEKFRDNPRLLSGLLLHHVIPGAFDIGSLQDEMTGVSLAGTQLRVNQYDMHDVEWNEVRVTTINGARVLDDKKDILIPQGIAHAVDRVMFPLPVGDLVQTLQADRDRRFTTFLKAIHASGFAETLAESKTYTVFAPTDAAFARLPPADLARYAEKAGARALVARHVLPGTLYSAGMRYYQLRNSMEDAKPLTLQKNAGRIKVNNAQVITHNIPATNGVIHAVDAVL, translated from the exons GTAGAGAATGACTTCGATAGACGAAGACAGGCCTCGCTACCGCATCCCGGGTTTACCGAGCACCAAACGAGATTCGGCCTTAATTCACCTTTACAAGGCTTCCAGCAACAACAGGGAATAATCACGAACCCCCCACCCACCGTGCAGTTCCAACAACCCATCTTCCCCCAACAACAGGCCCAGCAGCTCCCCCAACAACCGCAGCAACCATCCTACGTGCCGCAGTTCAACAACCACATCCCAAGCATCTCCAACAACTTGCCCCTACAGAACAACAACTTCCAGTTCAGTCCCCAGGCAAGCAACCCGCCGTTGCTGCAAAACAACTTCCAACAACAACAAAACTTAAGACCCATCGCTCCACAAACTCAGAACATTTTGCAACAGCCCATCCCCACGATACCAACCTTCCAGAATGGACACTTGCAGCAAAATCCCACCTTCCAGCCAAGTATTCCCGCAACCGTCAACATCAACCAACAAAGACCGACCCAGCAAGCTTTCTTACCCACCATCTCAACGGCACACAACCAGCCCATTAGCCAACCCATCTTCAGCCAGCCGAACCCCATTACTATTCAACCAGCACCGAACCTAGCTCCGCAGAACTTCAACCCGAATCAAAACAACGCACAGCTCCCCTTCCAGCCGACTCTTGGCCAACAACCCATATTCTCCAATGGACAGGCTTCCCAAATACAAGACATTCTGGAACAACAGTCCAAAGAGAACTTGGAAAAACTGAAGGAGTTGCAGGAAAGGGCGAGAATCATTCAGAAACACCAGGAGTTTGTGCAGAAACAGCAACAGAAGCAACAAGAGAAAGTAGAGAAGTTGCATGAAGAGTTTGTTAAGAAACAGGCGACCAAATCAGTTCCGATTTACTCAACGACCGAAAATTACGAAGAGTATTTCAACAGGAATAATGAAAGACGACGACCAATTCTGCCCCATGAGACTGATTTGTTCAAGAAAGCTGTTGAACTATACGAAAGAGAACACCCAACAACCACCACTACCACAACTACGACAACAACGACAACCACCCCGCCCCCACCCCCACCGCCGACCCCCAGGTACAGACCTCGTCCCAAACCAAAAACTAGGAACCCCCCACAGGACAGAAACAAGCAGAAACTGTACAACGAAATCAAGAATCTCTTAGAAGAAAGCGAAACTAAGGGATTCGACGACAGCTTGAGAGCGAAGAGTGCCGAGCTGTTGAAGAAGCCAGACATTTTGAAGCAGCTTAAAGTAGCTCTTGCTGAAAACCCAGCGGACTTTTCTGAAAAGAACTTCTCATCCCGAGAGATATCACTGAATGGACAGAAATACGAAGTAATTAGAACTACAAACCCTAATCTGATTCCTAAGGGCGCGATAACTGCTGACAGTTCAAACTTGGCACAAATCATGGCCGCTGCTCAGGCTGAACAACAACAAGAGAGCCGAGTTTCAATTGAAGATCTGACGAAGGGTATCTTACCACCTGGTGCTAACTTTGAACTGATCAAACAAGCAGAAAATGGTAAACTTGAAGAAGTCAAAGTGCCCAGTGAATTGcagaataaaaagaaagtaacATTCGTATTCTTAGAAGAACAAGAAGACGGCTCCTTCAAAGTGAAGGGAGTCAAAGCAAACGGACAACAAACCGAGGAAGGTCCTGAAGTAGAGAACATTTTGAAAAAGATTAAGAATGGTGAAATTCAACTACCTGGACAGACGAAGATCTCCAACTCGATCTTCAGTTCAACCACTGCCAGCCCGATAACTGAAACTACTGACTACGTGGCAGCATCTTCACACCATCCATCAAGTTACTCAACCTTCGTCAGTACTTCCAACCATGGATCCACCGGCCACACGATCCCCGTCACCCACACTACACCGACGCCACACTTCCAGCCTTCTAGGAGCACAGCACAAACTCAGACACACTTCCCGTCCACCGTGACCGTGTCGAGCACAGAGCGATACAACACCAAGTCCAGTACCCCTGCCTTTGAGTTCACGTCAAGTAGGAACAGCATCAACCAATCGCCTAGAATCACTTATCCCAGTTCGACCCTGTCAACGATCAGTACTACTCCATTCCGTTCCCAGGAGAAAGACCTCGTAGTGATTGGTTCTAGTACGATTGCTCCGGTTGTCAGTAGCACAGCTAACGTAGCGAGACAAACGTCTTCAGGACCTAACCCGGGTCTAGTGGATATTCTTAAAGAGAATGGTCTGTTTGCGACAGCGAAGTATTTGCGCCAGTCAGGTTTAGATACAATCCTCAATGAAACGGGCCCGTACACCATCTTCGTGCCCACTGACAAAGCGTTCAGAACTCTGCTTGTGCAACTCGGAGGTCCAGACAAGGCTGAGGAGAAGTTCCGTGACAACCCCAGACTGCTTAGCGGA TTACTCCTTCACCACGTGATCCCTGGTGCCTTCGACATCGGCTCCCTCCAGGATGAGATGACAGGCGTCTCCCTCGCCGGCACACAGCTCAGGGTGAACCAGTATGACATGCATGACGTAGAGTGGAACGAGGTCCGCGTCACCACCATCAACGGAGCCAGGGTACTTGATGACAAGAAGGATATTCTTATACCTcag GGCATAGCTCACGCAGTGGACCGAGTAATGTTCCCGCTGCCAGTCGGCGACCTGGTGCAGACGCTGCAGGCTGACAGGGACCGCCGGTTCACCACCTTCCTGAAGGCCATACATGCCAGCGGCTTCGCGGAGACGCTTGCAG AAAGCAAAACCTACACAGTATTCGCGCCGACGGACGCGGCGTTCGCTCGCTTGCCGCCCGCGGACCTCGCGCGGTACGCAGAGAAGGCTGGAGCCAGAGCACTAGTGGCCAGACACGTGTTGCCAGGCACGTTATACAGTGCCGGCATGAGGTACTACCAGCTACGGAACTCCATGGAAGACGCTAAGCCATTGACGCTGCAGAAGAATGCTG GTCGCATCAAAGTGAACAACGCGCAAGTTATAACGCATAACATCCCTGCAACGAATGGCGTGATCCACGCAGTCGACGCGGTCCTGTAG
- the LOC118273244 gene encoding eukaryotic translation initiation factor 2-alpha kinase 1, with product MENKQMQDKWKALATIKSFDLGITQNSSHQPVFHQSLEQIEVINSAATTPISLLVQSLVKQLCSLLEKDNIRANQLYNTICEKLHSMNLIDDSYAMGEFEAMRSQYQRALYQLVAVASGSEIPITLPATWPIVQPSGLEWSRYHREFEELFFIAGGGFGSVFKAKHRLDGVEYAVKKVYIKSSDVDSIMTHLAEVKTIASLNHPNIVNYKAAWLEPMIESTVKKKRKFKMDTDSEDYSINSNLISSAHPNIITSFKTHNSKELVNHESLSDFVISFQNSNSYTSSKEDLEDSEFISDEETPSPQDDNAVCNLFSSKEFENCSRVNLKWATLYIQMTFCQQTLKQWLDDRNQHMTASRKGSEDITLHHCDSSESACLESPDMTYPVAWTHIDVLIDMFTQLVKGLHYIHSRGIIHHDIKPSNVFVAQSEGGVTVQLGDFGLACPLQQSHSGLALGTHLYAAPEQLDGQCNPKSDMYSLGIILLEMVEPFSTDMERVKTITDLRKGQIPAHLTANYPKIAHIIGKLVQRRPAKRLDTSQLLEELKNLAENKDDTIKNLREELAAKDDEIAQLKLMLAKFNYKS from the exons atggaaaataaacaaatgcagGACAAGTGGAAAGCTTTGGCTACCATCAAATCTTTTGATTTAG GCATAACTCAAAACAGTAGTCACCAGCCAGTATTCCATCAGAGCTTGGAGCAGATCGAAGTAATCAACTCTGCGGCGACCACCCCCATCAGTCTTCTTGTCCAATCCCTCGTCAAACAACTATGTTCACTCCTCGAAAAAGACAACATCAGAGCCAACCAACTGTACAATACAATATGCGAAAAATTACACAGTATGAACCTCATTGATGACTCCTATGCCATGGGAGAGTTTGAAGCAATGAGGAGCCAATACCAACGTGCCTTATACCAACTGGTCGCTGTCGCCAGCGGCTCCGAAATCCCTATCACTCTCCCAGCAACCTGGCCCATAGTCCAACCATCAGGCCTCGAGTGGTCCAGATACCATCGCGAATTCGAAGAGCTGTTCTTCATTGCTGGTGGTGGCTTCGGAAGCGTTTTCAAAGCGAAGCATAGACTGGATGGAGTTGAATATGCTGTCAAAAAAGTCTACATAAAATCATCAGATGTTGATTCCATTATGACACATTTGGCAGAAGTAAAAACTATCGCCAGTCTCAATCACCCCAACATAGTGAACTACAAAGCGGCTTGGCTGGAACCAATGATAGAATCGACTGTGAAGAAGAAGCGAAAATTCAAAATGGATACAGACAGCGAAGATTATAGTATTAACTCAAACTTGATATCATCTGCTCATCCAAACATAATAACGTCTTTCAAAACGCACAACTCTAAAGAGCTGGTTAACCACGAAAGTCTGTCGGATTTTGTAATTTCATTCCAAAACTCGAACAGCTATACAAGTTCTAAGGAAGATTTGGAAGACTCTGAGTTCATATCTGACGAAGAAACCCCATCGCCGCAAGATGACAATGCTGTATGCAACTTATTCTCGAGCAAAGAGTTCGAGAACTGTTCTCGAGTGAACCTAAAATGGGCGACTCTGTACATTCAGATGACATTCTGCCAACAGACGCTCAAACAGTGGTTAGATGATAGAAACCAGCACATGACTGCCAGCAGGAAAGGGTCTGAAGACATAACTCTGCATCACTGCGACTCATCGGAGTCTGCATGCCTTGAATCTCCAGATATGACTTATCCAGTGGCCTGGACGCATATTGATGTTCTGATAGACATGTTCACGCAGTTGGTGAAGGGTTTGCACTACATACATTCTAGAGGGATCATCCACCATGATATAAAGCCTAGCAATGTGTTTGTGGCTCAGAGTGAGGGTGGTGTGACTGTCCAGTTAGGTGACTTTGGACTGGCGTGTCCTCTGCAGCAATCTCACAGCGGTTTGGCGCTGGGAACTCATTTGTATGCTGCACCGGAGCAGTTGGACGGGCAGTGTAATCCTAAG AGCGACATGTACAGCCTGGGCATCATTCTCCTGGAGATGGTGGAGCCCTTCAGCACGGACATGGAGCGCGTGAAGACCATCACAGACCTTCGGAAAGGTCAGATACCAGCTCATTTGACCGCCAACTATCCCAAGATAGCACATATTATAGGCAAACTGGTCCAAAGAAGACCGGCAAAAAGACTTGATACTAGCCAACTATTGGAAGAACTGAAGAATTTAGCTGAAAATAAGGATGATACtattaaaaatttaagagaagaaTTAGCGGCGAAAGACGATGAGATTGCCCAGCTGAAACTAATGCTGGCCAAGTTCAATTATAAGTCTTGA
- the LOC118273540 gene encoding eEF1A lysine and N-terminal methyltransferase homolog — protein sequence MNLLPKSHKEFSDKDYWNKFFKKRGNKAFEWYGEYLELCGQLHKYIKQKDSILITGCGNSSLSADLYDVGYQNITNIDVSEVVIKQMNSINSHRTNMKFLCMDALNTTFSNEEFNVVLDKGTLDALMPDDTEETKQTIDKYFSEIKRVLKLGGRFVCISLLQSHILSKLLDSFCDKSWMFRVVRCHEAEERNAENNDGPTLPVFVVIATKFKAMPQLILEVCMAGDKMQRLQTPEELKTYVKTAQDTAFVTNGLAKTSLDEDNEVSLDLMQPGEDTPRYTLYVVDQKKTQAINKYAVFIVPQGRESEWLFGTPAGRRQLQDSARFGRLVVAVLRRGHKFESLDAVKEELAHAAKMLIPYGLTGQIPFLSLGSDVGRRVKIFEGHSEFSGDFVVEDVDVEGATHRRLVFLDNQFLVQSEAKLKSVKRKNKTKLVVDFGHISLYHSFMCVGVQLAKTAATNVAVLGLGGGSLCMFLRKCYDDLKVTAVDLDPAMLEVAKDHFELQTDDKLEVQIKDGLDFLRDEVKKGNHYEAVMFDMDSKDRTVGLSCPPKQFLDNQVLDDVKTILTKDGHFILNLVCRDVDLQQSIMDILKRHFKHLTTVKLYEEVNEIVFATNSNKTYNSDDFEKAVKELNACARQKKLVDIRCVDLKDFSQSVTVIA from the exons atgaatctATTACCAAAAAGCCACAAAGAGTTTAGCGACAAAGACTACTGGAACAAATTCTTCAAAAAACGTGGAAATAAAGCGTTTGAGTG GTACGGTGAATACCTAGAGTTATGTGGACAGCTCCATAAGTATATAAAACAGAAGGATTCCATTCTAATAACAGGTTGTGGTAACTCGAGCCTCAGCGCCGACTTGTACGATGTCGGCTATCAAAACATAACGAACATTGACGTCTCAGAAGTGGTAATCAAGCAAATGAACTCAATAAACTCCCACAGAACAAATATGAAGTTCCTCTGTATGGATGCTTTGAACACAACCTTTTCTAATGAGGAATTTAACGTCGTATTAGATAAAGGTACCCTAGACGCTCTCATGCCGGACGACACagaagaaacaaaacaaaccatagacaaatatttttctgaaatCAAAAGAGTATTGAAGCTTGGAGGTCGGTTTGTGTGTATATCTTTGCTTCAGAGCCATATCCTTAGCAAATTATTGGACAGTTTTTGTGACAAATCCTGGATGTTTAGAGTTGTGAGATGTCATGAAGCTGAGGAGAGGAATGCAGAGAATAATGATGGACCTACATTACCTGTGTTTGTTGTTATTGCTACTAAGTTTAAGGCTATGCCACAATTG ATATTAGAAGTATGTATGGCTGGTGACAAAATGCAAAGACTACAGACTCCTGAGGAGTTGAAGACATATGTAAAGACTGCACAAGACACAGCTTTTGTTACTAATGGACTTGCCAAGACTAGCTTAGATGAGGACAATGAG GTTTCCCTGGATCTGATGCAGCCAGGAGAAGATACGCCAAGGTACACCCTGTATGTGGTAGACCAGAAGAAGACACAGGCCATCAACAAGTATGCTGTCTTCATTGTGCCACAGGGAAG AGAATCGGAGTGGTTATTCGGTACACCGGCAGGTCGGCGGCAGCTGCAGGACTCGGCCAGGTTCGGCAGGCTGGTGGTGGCAGTACTCCGCAGAGGACACAAGTTCGAATCCTTGGACGCTGTCAAGGAGGAACTTGCGCACGCCGCGAAGATGCTCATACCGTACGGATTGACTGGACAG attCCATTCCTATCCCTGGGCAGTGACGTAGGCCGAAGAGTGAAGATATTCGAAGGTCACTCGGAGTTCTCCGGAGACTTCGTGGTGGAAGATGTTGATGTAGAGGGCGCCACTCATCGCAGGCTGGTGTTCTTGGATAACCAGTTCCTCGTACAGTCTGAGGCTAAGCTGAAAAGTG TGAAAAGAAAGAACAAAACGAAATTAGTGGTGGATTTCGGCCACATATCCCTATACCATTCGTTCATGTGTGTGGGAGTACAACTGGCCAAGACTGCTGCAACCAACGTGGCAGTCCTGGGTCTTGGAGGCGGCAGCTTATGTATGTTCCTGAGGAAGTGCTACGATGACCTCAAGGTGACCGCTGTTGACCTCGATCCAGCCATGTTGGAGGTCGCTAAAGATCATTTCGAACTCCAAACTGATGATAAATTGGAAGTCCAAATCAAAGATGGTTTGGATTTCCTGAGAGATGAGGTTAAGAAAG GCAACCACTACGAAGCAGTAATGTTCGACATGGACAGCAAGGACCGCACGGTGGGTCTGTCATGCCCGCCCAAGCAGTTCCTCGACAACCAGGTGCTCGATGATGTCAAGACCATACTTACGAAGGATG GTCACTTCATCCTGAACTTGGTATGCCGCGACGTGGACCTCCAACAATCTATCATGGACATTCTGAAGCGACATTTCAAGCATTTAACAACAGTGAAACTGTACGAGGAAGTGAACGAAATAGTCTTCGCGACGAACAGTAATAAAACGTACAATTCTGATGATTTTGAGAAAGCTGTTAAAGAATTGAACGCGTGCGCACGCCAGAAGAAACTTGTTGACATTCGATGTGTAGATTTGAAGGACTTCTCGCAATCTGTTACTGTTATTGCATAG